The DNA region GGTCTTCTGGCTTGGCCATGTGAACACAGCGCACTCTACCTGGCCATTCTATACCTTACAAACTTTCCTATCTGTAACAGGTAACATTTGGTGGTTTGAAGTTTCTAAAAGtgttcatgttaaaaaaaaaaaatgtagcagaaGCCAAGTGGCCACAgataccactcaggaggctgatgcaaGAGAATTGAGACTAGGTTGGATTATAGGGAgagaccttattttaaaaaatacattttggggctgggaatgtggcttagcggtagaatgcttgcctagcatgcatgaagaagacgggttcgattcctcagcaccacttaaacaaaaagccggaagtggtgctgtggctcaagtgatggagtgctagccttgagcaaaaaatagtttttaaaatagaatttaactGATGGATGAAACACAAGAAAGACTCATGAATTGTGGAGACTTAAAGCAGACAGACTgatagctcaaacctgtaatttagctacttgggaagctgagatttggaaaattgtggttcagagccatcccaggcagaatggTCCACAagaactcatctccaaataaccatcataaACCTGGGCTGGactcatggttcaagtggtagagtgccaaccatgactgagttcaggttccagtagtgggaaaaaaaaaaaaaaaaacacgcgtTATTGCTGGAATTAATCTCAGCAGATGTTCAGAAACAGGACTTGGTGAGAATCCTAAAAGATGGAGGATATTTCAAGGTtgagggtgggccattctgattgGCATAAGGCCTTGGAGAATATAATAATGACAAAGAGTTGGCATTCTTCTAAGTGCATTGTGGGAAACATGATTCTAAGGATTCTTAAGAAATACTGTCATCTCTGTTTTATAAATGTGGAAACCAAGTCCCAAACAGGTTTATTACTTGGCGAAGCCACACAGCTAGTAAAGAGTAGAGCTCAGATGTACACCCAGGCAGTTTGACCCAGAGTCCAAACTTAATATCAGCactaaaatgtcttttttttgtttttttttggaaataGGGTCTCATTATGTGGGCCAGTCTGTCTCatacttgtgattctcctgcctcagcttcttgagttctGATATTGCAAGTGCATGACTCCATGACTGGCTTAGAATGCCTGTTAGAGCATGATGTGAAATTTTCCAAGAGGGGCAGTGCCTATTAGTTTGTATTTTCATCCTATCAGGAAAGTATTGGACCATCGAGACAAGGTATATGAGCAGCTGGCCACATACCTTCAGCTGAAAAATGTCATTGAGCGACTCCAGGTAAAGACTTCTGGGTAGGGTATCCATTTTTATTTGTGGGGAGCAGGATAAATGAGGGAGATGGGAAGAGAAACCCCAGATCAAAACCTGTCAACTGACCTAGAAGTTGACAACTGACCCCTACCTCTTTTTCCCTGGCCCCACAGGAAGCTAATCACTCGGAGTTATATATGCAGGTGGATTTGGGCTGTAACTTCTTCGTTGACACAGTGGTGTGAGTGTCTTCCCACCCCTCTGAGCCCACAGGGTTCAACTTCCCCTTTCCTTTATAAAGTAAATATTCTTTTAGCATCTTTTGTGTACCAAGCACTATGCTTTTATGCTGCATTAGAAtatgagccaggtgctgctgaTGTAACAAATAGGTCAAAATCCTTGCCCTTCTAAGGAACTGTATACTTTGCTATATAGTAAGACAGATTTCTGATACTTCCTCTGACCTCTTTTCTCAGCTCAGATACTTCACGCATCTATGTGGCCCTGGGATATGGGTTTTTCCTGGAGTTGACACTGGCTGAAGCACTCAAGTTCATTGATCGTAAGAGCTCTCTCCTCACTGAGTAAGTGTATTGCTTGGGGATAGTGTCTAAAAACACCAACATTGACTAGAGATGTAGCTTACTGGTACAGTACATGCCTAGAATGCTTGAAGCTCTGAGTCCCATccacaataacacacacacataacacaaaTGAAAATGCTACCATTTTCAACACACTTTCCCATGGCTACCTGGGTTGTTACTTAGGGAACCATCTCCTCTCATCCTCATggctgaggaaggaaggcagggatgcATAGTTCCACCCCAGATATGGCACATAATTAATACCCAGTAAatggtttttgtgttgtttgttcaaTATTCTTTGAGCTTGGTGGTGGGAATGAGGAAGAGTACAAAACAAAGTCTTAGAAGGTTTACATTCTAGAGGGGCTATCCTGTTTTACAAACATTCAATTATGAGCAGGTCCATGTGGTTGCAGCCTGTAAATCAGCAACAATAAAACAAGTTATTTCTTGTGTCATGTTCTGTCGTTTTCCTGCTCTAACTATGCTCTCACTATACTGAATGATCCCACATGATGACAAATACAGTGACCTTTCTGTATACCTGCAAGGCATGTTTCATgtggctttctttcttctctgttgtcTTGAATATTTCTTCAACTAGTCTTTTTGTGACCTAACattttgtgtgtgcacacgtgtgtgtgtgtgtgtgtgtgtgtgtgtgtgtgtgtgtgttggtcccatggcttgaactcaaggcctgaacagtatccctgagcttcttttgctcaaggctagcactctaccacttaagccacagctccacttccaagtttttggtagcttattggatataagaatctcatggattttccttccccaggctggcttccaactatgataatcagatttcagccttctgagtagctaggattataggtatcagccacctgcacccagttgTGACCTAACTTTTAAATATCAACCTCTAGCACTCGactccccttcttttcctcccccctaCTCTGTTAATATTACCTCCTGATATttacagtttaatttttttcttttttaacctgtcctgaggcttgaactctgggcctggatgctgtccctgagctgcttctgctcaaggatagcactgtaccacttgagccacagcatcatttctgcctttttctgagtagtttattggagatgagagtctcacagactttcctgcctgggctggcttcaaaccacaatcctcagatctcagccacctgagtcacTAGGAGTACAAGCGTGAgataccagtgcctggtttacagtgtaatttctttctttctttctttctttctttctttctttctttctttctttctttctttttctttctttctttctttttctttctttctttctttcttccttccttccttcctttcttcctctctctctctctctctctctttctttcttcctttcttttatttgttgttttctccAATTAGGTTATacattttaaagttattatttGTTGAACCACTGGGACTCAAACCCAAGACCTTGTATGCTGGGCAGTAACTCAACCATTGAGCTACATGACAGTCCAGGTTATAAGCTTAATAAAGGGAGAAATTTTGTCTATGCCTCAGCTGACCAAATTGTTACACAACATAGAGTAGACACTGTTTGGTGAAGGAGTTTGTAAGGGCATACTCAAAGTAGATTAAAATGGTTATTGAAGCAGGTGGATGTGGGTAGTGTTGGGGAAAGAAAGGATAGCCTCCAGGTAAGTTTAGATTTGGAGCTGGGAAGTACATTTGGCACTGTGGATGAGGGATTTGAAATGTAGATAGGGAAGTCTTCCAGAGGAAGTGACATTTGGGTCATCTGACTGAGTGCACAAGCCATGGGAAGAGCATTCCTGGGAAAGGGGACACTGTCTAGCATGGTATAGAAGCTGCCAAGAGAAGCAAGCATGGCTTAGGTAGAGGAATACACAGAGATAGATAGGCTCTCATCATGTGACTACTACTCGTATAAAATTCTTCCTGGGCTACATTTATTCCTACATTCATTTCTTCTACAGTTTCTTCTCTTAGAGTTTAGTAATTGTTCTCTTCAAATCTTTTCAAGTTCCAGTGTTAGAGAACCACTACTGATTTCTAAACCTTAGTGATCATTCCAATTAGCAAATAGCTTGATCAGGGTCAGTAAAATTCTGAAATGGTGACCATTTAGTCCATTTGGggggttttatttgtttgatgccagttctggaacttgaactcaggggctcatgctcttgcttggctttttttattttttattttttttggtcagtgtggggcttgaactcaggacctgggcactgtccctgagctcctttgctcaaggctagtgctctaccactctgagccatagtTCTTCTtagggtttctggtggttaattggagataagagtcccatggacttttctgcccgggctgccttagaaccttaatcctcagatctcagcttcctaagtagctaggattagtgtaagccaccagaacctggcttacttggcttttttgctcatggatggtgctcgactacttgagccacagctctacttctttatttttactggttaatgggACATACAaacttatctgcccaggctggcttcaaactgtgatcctctgatctcagcctcttaagtaggatTGCAGTCATAAGCTACTACTGGCTGTTTGCTTGAAGTCCAGTTCTTATAATGAATCTCTTGTGTGACAGGATTCTTGGGCCTttctaatgtattttaaattttgagacTTGTTTATTTTGCTCACAATGAGGTATTTGCCAgtgtctactcttttttttttttttttttggccagtcctgggccttggactcagggcctgagcactgtccctggcttcttcccgctcaaggctagcactctgccacttgagccacagcgccgcttctggccgttttctgtatatgtggtgctggggaatcgaacctagggcctcgtgtatccgaggcaggcactcttgccactaggctatattcccagcccccagtgtctACTCTTTTATCTAGTAGGCTTTTTGCTGTACCGACCTGGATTATTAGTGTAATGGAAAAATATTGCTTTATTACAGCTAATAAAGTTTCATCTTTAATATATATACAGTCTGCCTCTCTTatttatctctctaccttcacCTTTTAGAAGCCACCTTTACTTATTCTTCTGCAACCACAGTGACCTCTTGATTGTGCCTCAAACATGCCAGGCACACTGCCACCTCAGTGCCTTTGTATTGGTTGCCCCATGTGGAATACCCATCCCCAGTGTAGCTACAGTATTCACTACACTGTAAGACTTTATTCATATGTTTCTCAGTGGCCAGGCATGGACATGGACATGaacagtaatcccagcacttgggaggctgatgcaGTCGGTCAAGGGCAGCCTGGATTACATAATgaaaccctgcctcaaaaaatgcttctcagggctgggaatatggcctagtggtaaagtgctcacctcgtatacatgaagccctgggttcgattcctcagcaccacatataatagataaaagccagaagtggagctgtggctcaagtggtagagtgctagccttgagcaaaaaagaagccagggacagtgctcaggccctgagtccacgtcccaggactagcaccaaaaacaaaacaaataaacaaaaaaatgcttCTCAGGGAAATCAATCCTAACCACTCTATTTCAAATTGAAGCCCCTACTCCTTATCTTCCCTGAtggttc from Perognathus longimembris pacificus isolate PPM17 chromosome 28, ASM2315922v1, whole genome shotgun sequence includes:
- the Uxt gene encoding protein UXT, whose amino-acid sequence is MATPPKRRAVEATGEKVLRYEAFISDVLQRDLRKVLDHRDKVYEQLATYLQLKNVIERLQEANHSELYMQVDLGCNFFVDTVVSDTSRIYVALGYGFFLELTLAEALKFIDRKSSLLTELSNSLTKDSMNIKAHIHMLLEGLRELQGLQNFPEPAHH